The DNA region GGTAGACTCTTAGAAGTTAATATCTATACTGATAGTTATCAAAAAGCAGAAATGCGAGTGAATAAGATGATGTTAGATAGCAGTGCTTTAGGTAGTCAAGTTTTAGCTGGTAACGTAGTTATAAGTTCGGAGGCAACTTTGCTATTTGAGCTTAACTAATATATTAAAATAATTTGTGAATTTACTAGGAGGAACTGGCATGGAAAAGCTTTTAACTCAAGCACAAGCACTAAAACAAGAAATTATCGCAAGACGTAGAGATCTACACAAACATCCAGAATCAGCTTGGACGGAATTTAGAACAGCTAGTATCGTGGCTCAAGAGCTAACGCAGTTGGGATTTGAAGTTTTGGTTGGTGACCAGGTAATTGTGGCTTCAGAAATGATGGGTGTTCCCGATGCACTTACTTTACAAAAATGCCAAGAACGAGCTCTAAAAGAGGGCGCTGATCCTAAATGGGTAGATAAAATGCAAGGTGGGAAAACAGGGGTAATGGGTGTTATGAAGTTTTCTAAGCCTGGCAAAACAGTAGCTATTCGTGTGGATATGGACGCTAATGATGTTGAAGAAAGTAAAGATGCACAACATCAGCCTAACCAAGAAGGATTTGCTTCTGTACATGCCAATGTAATGCACGCCTGTGGTCATGATGGACACACGGCCATGGGGTTGGCTATTGCTAAATTAATTGCCGAAAATAAGGATTTATACGCAGGTACAATAAAATTAATTTTTCAACCAGGGGAAGAGGGTGTGCGTGGTGCTAAAGCCATGGTCGCCAGTGGAATAGTAGATGATGTAGATTATTTATTTGGAATGCATGTAGGCTTTAATGCCAATCGTAATGATACTATTGTTTGTATGACCGATGGTTTCTTAGCAACGACGAAATTAGATGCTAGATTTAAAGGCTTATCAAGTCATGCTGGTTCGGCACCACATGAAGGGAAAAATGCTCTACTTGCAGCTGCTCAAGCTAGTATTTCGATGCACTCGATTGCTCGTCATGGGCAAGGAGCATCAAGAATTAATGTAGGTGTACTACAAGCTGGAACCGGTAGAAATGTGTTGCCAGATGTTGCTGTGGTGAAGCTAGAGACTCGCGGTGCGAATACCGAAATTAACGAGTACATGATGGTTGAAGCCAAAAGAATGATTCAAGCAGCAGCAATGATGTATGATGTGGAAGTTGAAGTAGAAGAAATGGGTGGAGCACCTTCTTGCTCTTTAGACCGGGAAATGGGCGAAGAAATTCAAAAAATTCTTTTAGCCAGCGGTTACTTTGCACCTGAAGGTGTAATTAAAGAAGTTAGTCTAGGAGCTAGTGAAGATTGCTCTTACTTTATGCAACGGGTACAAGAAAAAGGTGGTAAAGCAGTTTATATGATGGCTGGTTCAGAATTGAAAGCGGGACATCATAACAGCAAATTTGACTTCAATGAAGAAACATTAGTGCGTGGTGCAGCTAGTTTAGCTCTTTTAGCTGAAAAATATACAAATAGATAGTTGTAAGACTCTAGTTAATTTAAATAAAACCTATTTAAATTACAAAGGTTATATGTGAATTTATAACTTGAACAGCCATGAAGGTTATTACCTTCATGGCTGTTTTTAAATTATGTGAAAGGTGTGATTATTATGCATATGGCCGATGCGCTGCTGTCACCTGGGGTGGCTCTAAGTTTTACTGGTATAAGCGCGGTTTTATTGGTGAAAAATTGTAGAAAAATTAAAGCAGAATTAAGTGAAGAAAAAATTCCTTTGATGGGAATAATGGGAGCGTTTATCTTTGCGGCGCAGATGATTAATTTTACAATTCCTGGGACTGGTTCTAGCGGTCATCTAGGTGGAGGTTTATTACTAGCGGCATTACTAGGTAAAGAAGCGGCTTTTATTGTAATGAGTTCAATATTGATAATTCAAGCCTTGTTTTTTGCAGATGGAGGTTTATTGGCATTAGGCTGTAATATTTTCAACTTAGGATTTTTTCCTTGTTACATCGCCTATCCTTATATTTATAAGCAATTTACACAAAAAAGTTATGAACGAAGAAATTTAAATATATCTAGCATTTTAGGGGCAATAATAGCTTTGCAAATGGGTGCCTTTATGGTGGTATTACAGACGATGCTTTCCGGAAAAACCCAATTGCCATTTATAAACTTTGTGACGCTTATGTTACCAATTCACCTAGCAATCGGACTAGTAGAGGGGTTAGTTACTGCAGCCGTTTTAAATTACATCTATCAAGTACGCCCTAATATTTTAGTGCCCAATCTAGTAGTGGAAAAACAATTTAGCATGAAAAAAGTAATTATGATCATAGGCCTCAGTAGTATCTTAGTAGCGGGGGGATTTTCTTTAATGGCCTCTGAATATCCTGATGGTTTAGAATGGTCGATAGATAAAATAACTAGTGGGCAAGAATTAGAAACTCAAGGAGAAATTTATGCTAAATTAGCGGCTTTACAAGAAAAATTTAGTTTTTTGCCAGACTATAATTTTACCGAACCGCAGACAGTAGGAACTAGTGTTGCCGGACTTGTTGGTGCTAGTATAACTTTTATAGTATTATTATTTACGGGGAAATTATTTCGACTAAATAAGGATAATTAAATATTAATGTTTAAATTAAGAAATATTCAACAAAGATTAATTACAATCAAAAAGTTGACAGAGCTTGAATCGAGTGTACACAATCTTGATGCGGCAAGTAAGGTGTTAATTACAATAGGTTTTGTTCTAGCTATTATTTCCCTAGATTATTTTGAATTGCCTAAATTAATGTATTTTGCCTGCTATTTAATATTTTTAATTAGACTAAGCACGATACCACTAAAAACATTTTTAATTCCAGTAATGATGAGCTCAATATTTGTGGGTAGCCTTGGATTAGCTAGTTGGTATTGGGCAGAAACAGAGCAAATATTGTTTTTAAATACAGTTATAGTTGATAAGAGTGTTTTAATTGGGCTTACATTGCTTTTAAAAACGATACTAACAGTATGTGCGACTACTTTGTTAGCCGTAACAACTAAAAAATTAGAACTGTACCAAGGATTGTTACGCTTGCGCGTCCCAGAAATTTTTATTTGGCAACTTATGCTATTGGGAACTTATTTACAAGTAATCCTTAATGAATGCATAAAAATGCTAGAAGCTTATGCACTACGGAGTAACACGCAAACTATTTTATGGCCGGATTATCCGTTGTTATTGGGACAACTCTTTTTATTAAGTCATAAAAGAGCGATACAAATATATCAAGCAATGTTGTGTCGCGGGTTTAGTAATATAAATAGCTTTACTGTAGAGAGTAGGTTTAATTATCTAAGCATTACTGTAAGTTTTATTTTATTTTTTTATTGGAGTATAAATTAAAGGAGGCTTAATAATGCTAGCAATAAAAGACTTGCAGTTTGCCTATACGAAGGGAGTTTTAGTATTAGATAACTTAAACTTAACAGTTGCAGACCAAGAAAATGTGGCTCTGTTCGGAGATACTGGTTCGGGTAAATCGACACTGTTAGGTTTGCTAACGGGATTGTTAACACCAGTTCAAGGTTCTATTTTTATTGATAAAATAAAAATAGAACGAAAGAATATTGCTCAAGTTAGGCAACAGGTTGGTTTAGTTTTTCAAAATCCAGAAAATCAATTGTTTATGCCGACTATTTATGAAGACTTAGCCTTTGGCTTGCGTAATAATGGTGTTGATGCAAACGAAATAGCCAGAAGGGTATCAGAATTAGCTCAAGAGATGGGGATTGCTAAACTTTTGAGTAAAAATTCTTTTGAACTCTCGGGGGGAGAACAGCGGATGGCCGCTTTAGCTTGTGTTTTGATTATGCAGCCTAAAATATTATTGTTAGACGAGCCGACGGCTTTTTTAGATTTGAAATCTAGGAAAATTTTGCAGGATTACTTAAAAAAAATAAGCGTCACTAAAATTATAGTGACGCATGATTTAGATTTTGCCGTTCAGCTTTGCCCACGAGCTATTTGTTTAGCCGCGGGTAAAATTATAGAAGATGCAGCTAGCGCTAAAATTGCAGAACAACTGAAAATTAGCAATGCTTAATTTAAAGTAAATTGCTTTAGCACACTGGGGATACTTTGCGAAGTTTGAATTAAAGTTTGCAAAATACCGTTATAAGAAGCTAGGCTACTGCTATATGTAGCTGTGGTTAAAACTTGATTGGTATTTAAATCCAATAATACATAACTAAAGATTAAGGAACGTTTTTCCGTATCACTATTTAAAGCTGTATCTACTTGATTTATTAGCAAATATCTTGCTTGATGTGTTTTAGCAACACTATTTATTTGGGGTAACATTTCATAAATATTAGTTGTAGATACAGTTAAATTGTTATTTAAAAGGATATAACTGGGGACAAATTTGCGCATTTGGTCATCTAAGAGAAGTTTTAGATAGGGATAGTCAGGGATTTTTTTTAATGCGGCTGTATAGTCGTTATAGATGGCCACTAAGGCATAATCTGCTGTTAGTTGACTATTTGTGGGAGGGGCTAAAAGCTTGCTATTTAGGGCTTGCTGATATAAGTCATAATATCTTTTTAAGCTTTCACTAAAATAGAAACTCATACTGTGTTGATCTGCATAGCTATATTTGGTTAATTTGGCCTTGTACTCTAGATGTTTTCCGAAATTTTTATAGCCGCCCACAAACTTATTTAAGCTTATGGGTATGAGATCTTGGCTACTAGTGATTCGTAGTAGCGGTAAACGATCTTGAAATTTATTAGCGTAAGCGGAATTGCCTACCTCGGGAGCGCCAAAGGTAATAACTTGGATTCGCTCGGCAGGTACACCTAAATCTAAAAGGCGACTGGCATATAAAGTAGCCACGGCTCCACCCAAGCTATGACCAGTTATTATGATGGGGGCGCTGGGATCCTCGACTAGGAAATCAGTAAGCTTTTTACCTTGCTGGTCAGTTACTTCTAGGGCTAATTTAGCATATTCATTGAACCCTTTATGAACCATAGCTTGGTTTTGTTTATCGGCAATATCAGTTGGAGAAGTTTCTACTTGATAAGGGACTTTGGCAGTTTTGAAGTTTAAAATCCAATCTTGTTTACTTTCAGAACCGCGGAAAGCTAAGATATAGAAATTAGTATTTTTTACTGGGTTTATGCGTTGGGCAAAGATGAAGTTTGTATTGAGAATTTTACTTTCAATGATAAAGGGCTCTAAATCAAGAGAGTAATATTTACTCAGGTTAAATAGACTTGCGGCAGCACGATCGGAGTAGGTTGCCTTGCAATTACCGGCAGCTAAAGCTATTAATTCTGCTTCAGATAGTTCATTTAGCAGTTGGCTGGCTAGAGTTGCGGGTTGATTAATCAAGAGACAAGATAATAAAATAAAGATGCAAAGCGCCTGTTTTAACATAAAAGACCTCCTTACTTAACAACAGCTTAATTCTATCAAAAAAAAAGCTTAAATAAAAGGATTTTAACAAAAAGTAGCGAATATATAGCATGAAAGGGTTAATAAAATAACGATTTCAAGTCAAATGTATTGGAGGGGAAAATTATGGGATTAGGCCGAATGATAATAAGTGAAGAAGTATTTGTGGAATTGGCCAAAACGGCAATGAATAAGGTTGAAAATGTAGTTACAGACAGCCAAAGTAAAGATACCTTAGGGCAAATAGTGAAAAGCGTAGCACAACGGTTAAGCCCGCATATTCATGTAAAGAAAAACGATCGTGAAAAAGACAAACCAGAAGCTGACATTGAGGCTGGTTTTGTGGCGACAGTGGCTTTTGAATTAAAACTGACAATAGTTTATGGCGTAAGTATTCCAGAAGTAGTAAATGTTGTTCGTCAAAAAGTAAAAGAAGAAGTTGAAACAATATCTGGATATAAAGTTGATAGAATAGATGTAATTGTAGAGAAGTTAGTAAAACCAGAAAAATTAATGCTGGCTACTGAAGAAGAAAAATAAATAAATATAATGGCGAGGCAATGTATACTTACAACAGCCTTGCCATTAATTTTTTTCTCGTAGTAATTTGCAAATAATGACAAATAAAATATTTTTTAGGTTGCATATTGTCTTTTTGTAAAAGAGGGTGTATAATACTAAACATCTTACAAGTTAATATGATTATGGATGAAGTATATGGGAGAATGGCAGTGATGTCTACCGAAGGATTTAAACTCTCAGGTGCCTTGAAAAAGGTGGAACCGTATATGGACATAACTCTGGAGAGCCCCTTTAAGTAGGGCGCCGAAGGTGCACGGGTTTAGGCCCTTATCTCTCAGGCAAAAGGACAGAGAATGTAAAATTTAAATGTAGTGTTAGTGCTATGTTTTCTTTCTCTATTCCTGTTTGCGAAGTTTATTAAATTAAACTTGTAACAGGTTTTTTTATTTTATAGGAAAGAGGCGATTTATTTTGGATTTCATGCAATTATTGGACAGTATTGACAACTTTATTTGGGGGCCGCCTTTGTTGGCACTCTTGGTAGGAACAGGTATTTGGCTAACATTAAGACTAAGTTTGTTGCAAATTATCCGTTTACCTTTAGCTTTAAAATTGATTTTTTCAGCGAAGAGTGATGGTAAAGGAGATATAAGCAGTTTCCAAGCTTTGTGCACGGCTTTAGCCGCTACAGTAGGTACTGGTAATATCGTCGGAGTAGCGACTGCGATGAAAGCTGGTGGACCAGGGGCATTATTTTGGATGTGGATGGCCGCATTTTTTGGTATGGCGACTAAATATGCCGAAGGTCTATTAGCGATAAAATATCGTTCGGTGGATGCTAATGGACAAGTTGCTGGTGGCCCGATGTATTATATAGAACAGGGATTAGGCAAAAAATATCGTCCGCTAGCCGTGATGTTTGCAGCGAGCGGCGTACTAGTTGCATACTTTGGGATTGGGACTTTTGCCCAAGTAAATGCTATTGTAGATGCTACTAAAGGCGCTTTTGGTGTACCAGAATATGTAACTGCAATTATCTTGACAGTACTGGTTGCAGCTGTAACAATCGGAGGTTTACAATCGATTGCTAAAGTGTCTAGTAAGGTAGTTCCGTTTATGGCAGTAGTATATGTTGTAACAGCTATGGGCGTATTAATAGTCCACGCGGATAAAGTTCCAGGGGCGATAAAATTAGTTATTGATAGTGCCTTTAATACTACAGCAGCAACAGGTGGTTTTTTGGGCGCTACAGTAATGATGGCAATGCGTAATGGGATTGCGCGCGGTGTGTTTTCTAATGAATCAGGCTTAGGTTCGGCACCAATTGCGGCAGCAGCGGCAAAAACAAAATGGCCGGCAGAACAAGGTTTAGTATCAATGACTGGGACTTTCATTGACACAATTATAATTTGTACCATGACAGGGTTGTGTTTGATAGTAAGCGATGTTTGGGTAGGCGATTTAAAAGGTGCAGCCTTGACGCAAGCAGCTTTTGCTAGTGCTTTTCCTGCAACTGGTACAGCTTTATTAACTTTTGGGTTAATATTGTTTGCCTTTACTACAATCTTGGGTTGGAACTATTACGGCGAACGTTGTATAGAGTACCTATTCGGAGTAAAGAGCATTATGCCGTACCGAATTGTATTTATTGGTCTTATCGCTTCAGGAGCATTCTTGAAGTTAGAGGCAATCTGGTTATTGGCAGATATTGTAAATGGTTTGATGGCAATTCCAAACTTGATTGCTTTGCTAGGGTTGACTGGTGTGGTTGTCGCGGAAACTAAGCGATACCTCGCTTATGTGAAAAACAATGAAGTTGAGGAAGAAATAGAAGACTTAGAAGTTGAACAAATAAAATAAGAAAAAAACAAAGACATTGTGCAGGAAAAAGCTTGCACAATGTCTTTACTTTATGTATACTAAGACATTATAATTAATTAAGGTTAGCAAAGAGAAAGGGAGACGAGGCTGTGAAAAAACATGATATGGTACTAATTTTAGACTTTGGTGGACAATATAGTCAATTAATTGCTAGAAGAATTAGAGAATGTGGGGTTTATTGTGAAATAGTTCCATATGATTACAGCATAGATAAAATAAAAGCTAAAAATCCCAAAGGTATAGTGTTTTCTGGTGGACCGAATAGTGTGTATGGGGAAGACACTCCTAAAGCAGATCCACAAGTATTTGAATTAGATGTACCTGTTTTAGGAATTTGCTATGGACATCAGTTTATGGCCCATACTTTAGGCGGCAAAGTAGAAAGTGCGGTTATTCGGGAATATGGTAAAACAGCACTTACTTTACAAGAATGTGAACTTTTTGCAGGTATTGCTCTAGAAAATGAGTGTTGGATGAGCCATACGGATTTTGTTTCTGGAGTGCCAGCTGGTTTTGAAATAACGTCAACAACAAAACAATGTCCTGTTGCAGCTATGGCTAATGTTGCGAAAAACTTATATGGAGTCCAATTTCATCCGGAAGTAGAGCATACACCATTTGGTAAAACCATGCTTTCTAACTTTTTATTTAAAATTTGCGGCTTAAGCGGCGACTGGAATATGATGTCTTTTGCAGAAGAAAAGATTGCAGAGATCAAAAAATATGTTGGTGACAGAAAAGTATTATGTGCTTTATCTGGTGGGGTAGATTCATCAGTAGCGGCGGTTTTGGTTCATAAAGCTGTAGGTAAACAATTAACTTGCGTGTTTGTCGACCATGGTTTATTGAGAAAAGATGAAGGCGATCAAGTTGAAACGATTTTTAGAAAACAATTTGACATGAATTTGATTCGGGTTGATGCTAAAGAGCGTTTCTTAGGTAAATTAGCAGGCGTTTCTGATCCAGAACGGAAACGTAAAATTATTGGCGAAGAATTTATTCGGGTGTTTGAAGAAGAATCTAATAAATTAGGTAAAATTGATTTCTTAGTTCAAGGCACAATTTATCCAGATGTTGTCGAAAGTGGTACAAAAACTTCAGCAACAATTAAAAGTCATCATAATGTAGGTGGCTTGCCAGAAGATATGGATTTGGAATTAATTGAACCGCTACGCGAATTATTTAAAGACGAAGTGCGCGCAGTAGGTGAAGAAATTGGGATTCCACATCATTTGGTATGGCGTCAACCATTCCCAGGGCCAGGACTTGCTATTCGGGTATTAGGGGAAATTACTGAAGAAAAATTAGAAATTACACGTGAAGCAGATGCGATTTTCCGTGAAGAAATTGCGAATGCTGGTTTAGAAGGAAAAATTTGGCAATACTTTGCTTGCCTGCCTAATATTCGTTCTGTAGGTGTAATGGGTGATGAGCGGACTTATTGCCATACAGTAGCTTTAAGAGCAGTTACAAGTTCTGACGGGATGACTTCAGATTGGGCACATATTCCTTATGAAGTCTTAGATATTGTATCGAGAAGAATAGTAAATGAAGTAAAAGGCGTTAATCGTATTGTATATGATGTAACGAGCAAACCACCATCTACAATCGAGTGGGAATAAGATTTTTAAGTCGAAAAAGCCTGTAACCATGGGGCTTTGCGGGGTTTTGATATCCATCTTGGCAACAAAATGGCAACATAAATTATAAAAAGATAAACAGGTAACTGATTTTTTGAAAATCGGTTACCTGTTTTTTGCGGTTTGCCCTGAATGGGCGATAACTTGGTGGTGAAAGTCCACTACAGGCTTGGCAGTAGGAACTTAGCAGAGGGCAAGGGCGTCCATCGTGAGGTGGAGTCTGAAGTAAGCCTAATGCAAACTC from Succinispira mobilis DSM 6222 includes:
- a CDS encoding amidohydrolase, which codes for MEKLLTQAQALKQEIIARRRDLHKHPESAWTEFRTASIVAQELTQLGFEVLVGDQVIVASEMMGVPDALTLQKCQERALKEGADPKWVDKMQGGKTGVMGVMKFSKPGKTVAIRVDMDANDVEESKDAQHQPNQEGFASVHANVMHACGHDGHTAMGLAIAKLIAENKDLYAGTIKLIFQPGEEGVRGAKAMVASGIVDDVDYLFGMHVGFNANRNDTIVCMTDGFLATTKLDARFKGLSSHAGSAPHEGKNALLAAAQASISMHSIARHGQGASRINVGVLQAGTGRNVLPDVAVVKLETRGANTEINEYMMVEAKRMIQAAAMMYDVEVEVEEMGGAPSCSLDREMGEEIQKILLASGYFAPEGVIKEVSLGASEDCSYFMQRVQEKGGKAVYMMAGSELKAGHHNSKFDFNEETLVRGAASLALLAEKYTNR
- a CDS encoding energy-coupling factor ABC transporter permease, which gives rise to MHMADALLSPGVALSFTGISAVLLVKNCRKIKAELSEEKIPLMGIMGAFIFAAQMINFTIPGTGSSGHLGGGLLLAALLGKEAAFIVMSSILIIQALFFADGGLLALGCNIFNLGFFPCYIAYPYIYKQFTQKSYERRNLNISSILGAIIALQMGAFMVVLQTMLSGKTQLPFINFVTLMLPIHLAIGLVEGLVTAAVLNYIYQVRPNILVPNLVVEKQFSMKKVIMIIGLSSILVAGGFSLMASEYPDGLEWSIDKITSGQELETQGEIYAKLAALQEKFSFLPDYNFTEPQTVGTSVAGLVGASITFIVLLFTGKLFRLNKDN
- a CDS encoding energy-coupling factor transporter transmembrane component T family protein produces the protein MFKLRNIQQRLITIKKLTELESSVHNLDAASKVLITIGFVLAIISLDYFELPKLMYFACYLIFLIRLSTIPLKTFLIPVMMSSIFVGSLGLASWYWAETEQILFLNTVIVDKSVLIGLTLLLKTILTVCATTLLAVTTKKLELYQGLLRLRVPEIFIWQLMLLGTYLQVILNECIKMLEAYALRSNTQTILWPDYPLLLGQLFLLSHKRAIQIYQAMLCRGFSNINSFTVESRFNYLSITVSFILFFYWSIN
- a CDS encoding energy-coupling factor ABC transporter ATP-binding protein, producing MLAIKDLQFAYTKGVLVLDNLNLTVADQENVALFGDTGSGKSTLLGLLTGLLTPVQGSIFIDKIKIERKNIAQVRQQVGLVFQNPENQLFMPTIYEDLAFGLRNNGVDANEIARRVSELAQEMGIAKLLSKNSFELSGGEQRMAALACVLIMQPKILLLDEPTAFLDLKSRKILQDYLKKISVTKIIVTHDLDFAVQLCPRAICLAAGKIIEDAASAKIAEQLKISNA
- a CDS encoding lipase family protein; the protein is MLKQALCIFILLSCLLINQPATLASQLLNELSEAELIALAAGNCKATYSDRAAASLFNLSKYYSLDLEPFIIESKILNTNFIFAQRINPVKNTNFYILAFRGSESKQDWILNFKTAKVPYQVETSPTDIADKQNQAMVHKGFNEYAKLALEVTDQQGKKLTDFLVEDPSAPIIITGHSLGGAVATLYASRLLDLGVPAERIQVITFGAPEVGNSAYANKFQDRLPLLRITSSQDLIPISLNKFVGGYKNFGKHLEYKAKLTKYSYADQHSMSFYFSESLKRYYDLYQQALNSKLLAPPTNSQLTADYALVAIYNDYTAALKKIPDYPYLKLLLDDQMRKFVPSYILLNNNLTVSTTNIYEMLPQINSVAKTHQARYLLINQVDTALNSDTEKRSLIFSYVLLDLNTNQVLTTATYSSSLASYNGILQTLIQTSQSIPSVLKQFTLN
- a CDS encoding Asp23/Gls24 family envelope stress response protein — its product is MGLGRMIISEEVFVELAKTAMNKVENVVTDSQSKDTLGQIVKSVAQRLSPHIHVKKNDREKDKPEADIEAGFVATVAFELKLTIVYGVSIPEVVNVVRQKVKEEVETISGYKVDRIDVIVEKLVKPEKLMLATEEEK
- a CDS encoding alanine/glycine:cation symporter family protein, whose amino-acid sequence is MDFMQLLDSIDNFIWGPPLLALLVGTGIWLTLRLSLLQIIRLPLALKLIFSAKSDGKGDISSFQALCTALAATVGTGNIVGVATAMKAGGPGALFWMWMAAFFGMATKYAEGLLAIKYRSVDANGQVAGGPMYYIEQGLGKKYRPLAVMFAASGVLVAYFGIGTFAQVNAIVDATKGAFGVPEYVTAIILTVLVAAVTIGGLQSIAKVSSKVVPFMAVVYVVTAMGVLIVHADKVPGAIKLVIDSAFNTTAATGGFLGATVMMAMRNGIARGVFSNESGLGSAPIAAAAAKTKWPAEQGLVSMTGTFIDTIIICTMTGLCLIVSDVWVGDLKGAALTQAAFASAFPATGTALLTFGLILFAFTTILGWNYYGERCIEYLFGVKSIMPYRIVFIGLIASGAFLKLEAIWLLADIVNGLMAIPNLIALLGLTGVVVAETKRYLAYVKNNEVEEEIEDLEVEQIK
- the guaA gene encoding glutamine-hydrolyzing GMP synthase, coding for MVLILDFGGQYSQLIARRIRECGVYCEIVPYDYSIDKIKAKNPKGIVFSGGPNSVYGEDTPKADPQVFELDVPVLGICYGHQFMAHTLGGKVESAVIREYGKTALTLQECELFAGIALENECWMSHTDFVSGVPAGFEITSTTKQCPVAAMANVAKNLYGVQFHPEVEHTPFGKTMLSNFLFKICGLSGDWNMMSFAEEKIAEIKKYVGDRKVLCALSGGVDSSVAAVLVHKAVGKQLTCVFVDHGLLRKDEGDQVETIFRKQFDMNLIRVDAKERFLGKLAGVSDPERKRKIIGEEFIRVFEEESNKLGKIDFLVQGTIYPDVVESGTKTSATIKSHHNVGGLPEDMDLELIEPLRELFKDEVRAVGEEIGIPHHLVWRQPFPGPGLAIRVLGEITEEKLEITREADAIFREEIANAGLEGKIWQYFACLPNIRSVGVMGDERTYCHTVALRAVTSSDGMTSDWAHIPYEVLDIVSRRIVNEVKGVNRIVYDVTSKPPSTIEWE